One window of the Polypterus senegalus isolate Bchr_013 chromosome 18, ASM1683550v1, whole genome shotgun sequence genome contains the following:
- the bcl11ba gene encoding BAF chromatin remodeling complex subunit BCL11B a isoform X3, whose protein sequence is MSRRKQGNPQHLSQREIITRRDEPSSYICTTCKQPFNSAWFLLQHAQNTHGIRIYLETNPSSSSLTPRITIPPTMGSEPVPQSPLTNFLGDSNPFHLLRMTGPVLREPPGFVENRLPNTPPFVSPPPRHHLDPHRLSAEEMGLISQHPSAFERVMRLTPMAIESQSMDFSRRLRELAGNNSSTPPLSPSRSNPMHRLLNPFQPSPKSPFLSTPPLPPMPPNSTTPPQPQSKSKSCEFCGKTFKFQSNLVVHRRSHTGEKPYKCQLCDHACSQASKLKRHMKTHMHKPGSMTGRSDDGLSTTSSPEPGTSEITGEGIKSREGEFRNESEPSLGQENEEEEEEEEEEELENESRPESSFSIDSEFCRNRENGSKPPPDDKTLSLGKIVENVGLSTIQQYNDILGDNRKRGPFSKRCSDVQRDTRDDDSVVGEIDRVEVGAVNGRNFGSGDAFSGLFPRKPTPITSPSLSNSSAKRIKIEKDLDLPPAPLIPSENVYSQWLVGYAASRHFIKDPFLGFTDSRQSPFATSSEHSSENGSLRFSTPPGDMLDGGLSGRSGTASGGSTPHLGGGPGPGRPSSKEGRRSDTCEYCGKVFKNCSNLTVHRRSHTGERPYKCELCNYACAQSSKLTRHMKTHGQLGKEVYRCDICQMPFSVYSTLEKHMKKWHGEHLMTNEDFPYNMLRRFNFVT, encoded by the exons GTCGAGATGAGCCTTCAAGCTATATTTGCACAACCTGCAAACAACCTTTCAACAGCGCCTGGTTTCTCCTCCAGCATGCCCAGAATACGCATGGAATTCGCATCTACCTTGAGACAAATCCATCTAGTAGTTCTTTGACCCCAAGGATCACCATCCCTCCAACGATGGGCTCGGAGCCTGTACCTCAGTCTCCTCTAACTAACTTTCTTGGCGACAGCAATCCTTTCCATCTGCTTCGAATGACAGGACCTGTGCTTCGGGAGCCACCGGGTTTTGTAGAAAATCGTCTTCCGAATACACCCCCTTTTGTCAGCCCTCCACCTCGCCATCATTTGGACCCCCATCGCCTTAGTGCCGAGGAAATGGGTTTGATCTCCCAACATCCCAGTGCCTTCGAAAGAGTTATGCGCCTGACACCCATGGCAATAGAGTCCCAGTCGATGGATTTTTCTCGGCGACTACGGGAGCTTGCGGGAAACAACAGTTCCACGCCACCACTTTCACCCAGCCGCTCCAACCCTATGCATCGCCTGCTCAACCCTTTCCAACCGAGTCCAAAATCTCCATTCCTGAGCACTCCACCACTGCCACCGATGCCACCTAACagcaccactcctcctcagcccCAGTCAAAAAGTAAGTCTTGTGAATTCTGTGGAAAGACTTTCAAATTTCAGAGTAACCTGGTTGTACATCGGCGAAgtcacacaggagaaaagcccTACAAGTGCCAACTCTGTGACCATGCATGTTCCCAAGCCAGTAAACTTAAAAGACACATGAAGACACACATGCACAAGCCTGGCTCTATGACAGGGAGGTCTGATGATGGGCTCTCTACCACTAGTTCTCCTGAGCCAGGTACGAGTGAGATCACGGGTGAGGGGATAAAAAGTAGAGAGGGTGAGTTTAGGAATGAAAGTGAGCCTTCCCTAGGGCAAGAaaatgaggaagaggaggaggaagaggaagaagaagagctaGAAAATGAGAGCAGGCCTGAGTCAAGTTTCAGCATTGACTCTGAGTTTTGCCGTAATAGGGAAAATGGTTCTAAACCTCCACCAGATGACAAAACCCTCTCGTTAGGAAAGATTGTGGAGAATGTGGGACTGAGCACTATACAGCAGTACAATGACATATTAGGTGACAATCGTAAAAGAGGACCTTTCTCCAAAAGATGTTCAGATGTCCAGCGTGACACAAGAGATGATGATTCAGTTGTAGGGGAGATCGATCGCGTTGAAGTAGGTGCAGTGAATGGCAGAAATTTTGGCTCAGGTGATGCTTTCTCAGGCCTGTTTCCTCGCAAGCCCACCCCAATTACGAGCCCCAGTTTATCCAATTCATCAGCAAAGAGAATTAAAATAGAAAAGGACTTAGACTTGCCACCAGCACCTCTTATTCCCTCAGAAAACGTCTACTCACAGTGGCTAGTAGGTTATGCAGCATCAAGGCACTTCATTAAGGATCCATTTCTTGGATTCACTGACTCAAGACAATCTCCCTTCGCCACCTCATCCGAACATTCATCAGAAAACGGCAGTCTGCGTTTCTCTACCCCACCAGGGGACATGTTAGACGGAGGTCTCTCAGGGCGTAGTGGAACGGCAAGTGGTGGTAGTACCCCTCACCTGGGAGGAGGACCTGGGCCAGGTAGGCCCAGTTCAAAGGAGGGCCGGAGAAGTGACACCTGTGAGTACTGTGGCAAAGTTTTCAAGAACTGCAGCAACCTGACAGTCCATCGGCGCAGTCACACTGGAGAGCGTCCATACAAGTGTGAGCTGTGCAACTATGCCTGTGCTCAGAGCAGCAAGCTGACCCGCCATATGAAGACACACGGACAGCTTGGTAAAGAAGTGTATCGCTGCGACATTTGCCAAATGCCCTTCAGCGTGTATAGTACCCTTGAGAAACACATGAAAAAATGGCATGGAGAACATTTGATGACGAACGAG gACTTCCCATATAACATGCTAAGACGCTTCAACTTTGTCACATAA